The genomic segment ccTGAGCTGAGAAATGTAAGTAAAATATGTTAATCtttgtattgtttaaaaataatactgCTTCTCCTCCAGTTCAGACTTTTATAACACAAAGAGCAAGCCCTCAGACTGCCAGACTGcatcatttgtattttttgtttgactGGTGGGTGTGTACTATTTGTTTACCGTCTGTGCATATGATCTATGTTGTGTACCAAGAATTTTACgagattcattcattttattatgatttttacTTCAACATTTGGCCAGATGGAAATGATCCTGCTAGGCTCTGGCTCATTTACAGTTCTTTCATCTTTGGATTAATGAGCATTGTTCctgttgaataaataaataaataaataaaatgttcctgAAGACAACTTGTAAACAACAGAGCTGAGTAGTGGAAACACTTTAAAGGTTCAAAATTTTTCTCTcttaaaacatcagtcaggtgcccatatgaacactgaaagaggtttttcctCACTCTAAATATTCCTCCTTGTCTTACTATCCGAAGTGATAGAGGCtgaaatccacagtgtgtccacacagtcatgtAAAAGTAGATGTAAAGCTTATAtaaggcttcagcagtctgagttagtcatatcaagagGATATCTGCTACATTTGcagtctttttaacatcaaattccctctttgtgtttccctgttgagctgcagtggaagtatagtaacaaaaagaagcaCTTTAACACTATAAAgactttcttctctctgtcagtAATCCACATGACAAATAATGTTAAAGTCTGAGAACTGACAATAAGCTTTGTGTGAAATGAATCTTTGGTAAAAGGTTTATTTAgaacaaataaagttataagATTCACTCTGTGTTCAACTTGGCTCTGTGGTCAAAAAACTCTTGGCTAAGACATAATTAGTAGCCTAACTACAGAAGCATTTCTACATTTTACCCACTACAATATCAACATGAGCACTAAATCACTAAATACACACTCAACGGTCACTTCATTAAGAACACCTGTGCAGTTTAATGCTattcaatacaacagctctgctataaattctacttttatgaagcttatacatttttagtttttgttgacattgtcagaaaggtgataattctacttcatGTTTATTGAAGTCGTAGTGGGTGGTGGTAGTTTgctagggtgcattatattcaTCAGTGGTCCTAATATTGTGTCCACTCGATTAACATACTTCAGggggacaaaatattaggaacacttttcaagATAACGCAAtccagtacaccaccacaaCCCAGGTACCAGGTATACTGGATAGCATTAGGTTGCACAGGTTTACCTAATGAAGTAGCCGGTGAGTGTATCTTATTAATTTTTAACATGGCTCTTACACCTACACACCgcaatgttgaaagatatcagCTTAAGTTGACTATTTGGGGCagttgaagcttcatattagcttcagataaatatttaaatcattgtttttgCACAGAGGGAGTCTTGTGGATATTAATCCCTAttactttcattttaaattcattatgaaaggatcttctaatggtcaatatgaacagcaggaattattacagcaagaaaaacatgtctcAATGTTAATTTGGGCTCCAGTTGATTGTTTTCACTCAGATTTTAACATTTGTGAAACTTCCTTTAAGAAAAAAGAGGATATAAACGTGTGTTTGAATTTAAGAGGTTTAAATTGTACCTTCACCTGGacggctgtgattggctgaccGCGGTCCAATCAGAAGCCGCCGCTGCCCCGTCCCTTCCGTACATTCACTCAGTGTGATTTAGCGCACACACAGCGGAGCACGGTGAGTGTCCTGACAAGCTttactttttgttgtttaaatcAGTGTCATACCTAATCATTCAGGATTTGACCTTATTAGTTTAGCGATTAGTCcgttaatatgtgtgtgtgtacccgaTGAAgacttaaaaaatgacttctgGCTTGGGATAATAATTGTGAAGTTAAAAGTAGCTTTTTTAGCTCAGACGCTAGACGACCGGTGTTATGGCGAAGTTAGTCCTCCCCCTCGAATAATGTTCCCCCTCCTGTGAAGATTGTGTTTCTCATAGCAGGTTGGAGTTTAGATTATGATTACGGTTATCTGATTTTGGATAAGTAAGCTTGGGATAAGGTTAAACACATTAGAAGATGAGTAGTTTGGGGGTAATAGAGCTGGGGGAACACATATCGAGGAGGTAACCAACTTCGCCGTAACACTGGAGTGAGAAGCTAACAGCGGCTAGCTACTAACTAAAGCTGTCGATACAAACACGGGCTGTACTTCAAGTGATTCAATCTCCGACTGAGTCTTACCCGCCTCTAATTTAATAGTAGTTTCTTCACATATTAAACGCGAATCCGGTTCATAGTTAAAAAGCAAAAtttaaacatacaaaaaaagggCAAATTACACACTTCTTTTAGCGCTGTGTGTAGCTAACTCACAGCGGTGTTAGCTTCACACTTTAAAAACCTGATAATAAGTGTTAACATTAATGTGTGACTTTTGATGTATATCAGGTAATAATAAAATAGCGTCAAAACTGCAAGATCAACTtagtttctgtttctatttGGTGAGTTTTAACCCGCTGTTTGCGCCGTGAGTGAAGTCACTGCTAGCTGCGTGTTAGCTACATTTAGGTTGTCATAGTTACTCTATCGTGATTAAACTACTTTTCACCAAAGTTATGTTACCTCTAAACTTAACATTAAAGCCGCTTTTTAATTTCTGTCGACCCCACTTTTAACTGTAGAGACTTttaactgtgtgtatgtttcacGGTGGTAGTCTGTGTGTTGCATTGGGAAACTAATAGCCACACCCTTCCTCTCCAAATCAACTACGCTGCAAGTTGGCACGTAAATaagttcatttacattttatttagctGTCAAATACCAACTTGAGCACTAACTTGTTTACCTTACGAAGTCGTACTTTTAAAAggtaaacttaaaaaaaaaaaagttttataaaaTGGTGTCAGCTGGTGGTATGGTTCAGCTCTTCTGCtcgtttaaaatgtatttacgaCTTTCTGTATTTATGAACCGAGGAGTCGTTTTTTGTAGCACAGTTTATCAGAATAGGCTGAAAACATCtaaccagtggtggaagaagtattcacaTGCTTTAATTAGGTAAAAGTATCAAATCAGCAATGTGAAAATACtcaattacaagtaaaagtcctgcatgaaaactCCTACTttagtaaaagtacacaagtatcgCCAGTAAAATGTagataaagtataataaaagtagtggtttggtccctctgactgatatattaatatatatgacatcattagattattaatagtgaagcatcagtgttaaagcagcatgttattgttgtagctcctggaggtggagctagtttacactactttatatacagttagctagtttagtccagtggttcccaacctaggggtcaggcccctccaaagggtcagcagataaatgtgaggggtcctgagatgattaatgggagaggaaagaagaaaaacaaagttctgatacacaaatctgttttcagtttttggactttttctctaatctttgatttttgttgaaatgctggatcatttaaacatttattgaaatgaaaccatgtgagaagttcagagggaaaaatcactatttggtggagctgttaacaactcacagacatctgaaatgtgagcccgaCTACACAAGATGTTAAGTTAATTCACAATGacaatattttgtatattacgcttgttatattatccattgtgtcaaatcttcatctgaaaagtaactaaagctgtcaaatatttgtagtggagtagaagcgtaaagtagcatcaaatggaaatactcaagtattGTAATATTTCAAAACTGTACTCAAAGTACAAAGTACAGTACTTTAACAAATGTATTTAGTCTCCTCCACTGTACTATTTTTCTGATTTAATGTTTTAGATCAACATAttttagcagcagcagtttttttGTTATGCAACATGTGACCACTCACCTCCTGACATCATGAAGTAGGCGTACTCAGCACATTAATTGGCAACAGAAAAGTCAAAAAGCATTAAAAGCATTCATCACCTCGCTGTGTTGGTCTCACTCACAGCACAGCAGAGCTAAAACTTATGCAGATGACTTTAACCTTTCCTTCACATCGGTTCCTCTTGTGTCAAATAGAGAAGCAAAGCGCTGAggttcaaataaaatatttcactttcatGTAAACCAGAGCTGATTTTTAATGTAAACACTacaatgtttttataatttAGGGTCAGCTTCCTATCTGAACAGTTTGGTGTAGTCCAGCTCTTCTGGCTCCCACAACCGACCCTCAGCACCCGCCCACTGACGTCAGTGTACCTGAGGATCTGCCCCCCTCGTCCCCCCCTGTCCCCAGATGTAGAGGGAGTTGACATCTGCAGCAGCCGTGTACACAGTAAGTTAACCCGCTTTTAACagcatgaatgtgttttttgtttgttgtttttttttgtttgaagtcagtgaggttttttattttataacacgattttaatatttcagcccctcaacaacaacaacgagaCGCTCCTGCTCGGTCAGCATAGCTAGCAAAACCTTCAGGAGTAGGATCGGTGAAGGTTGCCAGCTCGAGTGGCAGCTGATACTTGAAAATATGCCAGTCCAGGCTCATATCTTATCAGAGGAAGGCTTAGGTTTGTTATCTGATGTTGGGGCTTTTAGGAAAGTTTTCTGACACCCACGTTTAAAATGAGGTTTTAAACACAGTTACAACATGCACATTTCTAGGCTGACAAAAGCATCGGCTACATGTTTACATCATCCTTTAGGTGCAGCCCCTTCAcccaccctcctcctcaccctggTAATGATTTCAGTGTAGCGTCCATGCATGCACCCTCTGATctctattttctgtttgtatggtGTACTTGAGTAGAGGAGGGTCATTACAATGGCCCTTTGTAGAGGGCCTCGTGTGCCTGTCTCTCGCTGTGGGTTTCTGGTGGTGCTTCATACGTCGTAGTTAGAATTGCAAATGCCGGTTGAGTGTGACAGAGTggtttttgtattgtttgtctCAGCGTACGACAAAGGTCCCACAGACCTAAGTGTGATTAGTGGATTCAAAGAGGTTCTCAAATGAGAATTTACTGCGCATCAACCTCTCTTTGACATTTATACATCAAATGAatattacatttgcattttaaaatagAGTTTAAAACattgctcctttttttcttcttcttctttttttcttaaagcttTCCGCCACACGTGCCGCTATACATGTTTATGATGTTTCATTACTGGCTGCCCcagattctttttttctctttttttcccccacctttttaaaatttaatttaatatccaAAGTGCAGCCTCAAGATTAAACAGTTCTCATTTTCTCAGCTCCATTGAGTCACATCTCCTGTTACTATTGTAAAAGTACACAGCAAATAAGGGAGGTCAGTAAGTTTCACCCACAACAATGACATGTTGTACTATCAGTGTGAGGTTGTGATTTTACCAGCAGCCTCACATTTTAACGACCGGACACAAAAGCACAGTGAAGACAAGCATTCAGTGTGTTTCATCGGCTGCTTAAATGATTCATTAActattgttttacattttaaattcaggttaaagtcacactgatttaaataaaaggCTCCTTTCTTCTCGCCTGTGACTCTTCTCCTGACTgctgctagtgtgtgtgttttttctagGCCACGTACTAAAACTGTGTCAGGCTGATGGAGATGATGGTGGGTCATCCTTCGTGGCCTTTCTCCTCCATATCATAATGAGATTAAGTTATTTGTGGCACTGGAACCTGCCGACTTGCAGTTTTTGGCCTCGCAGTGGgtcttttgggttttttttatttttattatagacACACTGTCAGAAAAACCTCCACCAGGTGAAACTCTTTGAGGTCAGGATCCAACATTCAGTTTCTTCAAATCcgtcttttaatttttttatatattttttagaggCAACGCCCGGATCATCATGACAGCTGAAGTCCCCTGGTAGTGGGTGGGAAACAgctcttttttttggcagagGAATCACGTTTTAATATGATGATGACAGTTTCACTGTTATTCACACTGGATTGACGGGGCGTTCACACCGATCAGTTCAGTGAAAGGTTTCAGTTCTGTAGAGAAATTAACTGAATTTCAGTGAGTTGTTGATGTTAAAAACAGCTTGAAACCAATGTTGGAGAGATTAAGACTATTAAGACCTCAATTCAAAGGGAATATTGCTGTAATACTTGACAGAAATGAAATTCCCAAAGTTCTTCACAAGAATAAAAGTTGAAAAgaccataaaaacatgaaggaaagggaaataaaaacatacGCTTGGTGGGGTATGAGCAAGAAAATCTAATTATAATAACTATAAAATGATctcttggtctctctctctctctctctctcagaccttTGTGCTGTCGAGTGAAGTTACCCACCATGCGCGAGTACAAGCTAGTGGTGCTGGGATCAGGAGGCGTGGGAAAATCTGCACTGGTGAGTGATAGCCGCTGCCATACGAGGTGCAGTGAAGGCCTCACAACTGAGTCCACGTGTTTATCCCAGATTTATAGTAAAGTGAAGTGAGCTATTGGTGTGATTATGAAGTATTTTACTAAATTAGGGTTTTGTAAAAATGGTTCAAATGACATGAAaccaacataaatacaaaatgtacatttgaatcAACCTGACGCTGCTTTTAAAACgattttttaagacatttttgaatTACTCATCTTGCCAaaccttatttgtcactgacccatatattATCCTTTTTGAGCAATTAAAACGACTTTAGCCAGAGCTGAATGTTAATGATGATCATGATATTCAagtattcagttatttttatgttgGGAATAGTGCAGCATGGTGTGCTTTAGTCTTCCTGTCTTTGGTTACTGATAAGTGCAGTTTTTGATTAGTTATGATTCCTGTCTtgatgtttttccttccttcatttgtccATTTCAGACAGTCCAATTTGTGCAAGGCATTTTTGTGGAGAAGTACGACCCCACAATAGAAGACTCCTACAGAAAGGTAATctcagaataaaaaataaaaaacacgtCCTGAACTTATTTTTTTAGGAGAAACTCAGtgattgtttgtttaatccgtttaaaaatgtttatttttcctccGACAGCAAGTCGAGGTCGACGGGCAGCAATGTATGCTTGAAATCTTGGACACGGCTGGAACAGTAAGTCAAGTCGGACAAGTAAGACGCAGACGTGTAAGACGGATGAAAACAGGTCGCTGATGGTTTCTCTCTGTCGTGTGTTCTCGCTCTATAGGAACAGTTCACAGCTATGAGGGACCTGTACATGAAGAATGGTCAAGGCTTTGCCCTGGTGTACTCCATTACAGCACAGTCAACATTTAATGACCTACAGGACCTCCGGGAACAGATCCTGCGAGTAAAGGACACCGAGGACGTAAGTGTGATACTTCCAGTTATTGGTTTAAATTGACTGTTTTTCTCCTCATTCACCACTACTTACTGTAATTATAAGCAAGTAATGAAGtggtggtgttttgtttttgttttgatacAGTCATACATATCAGTAAggtctttttaaatatcatttcaATGTGAAGAGTAATTATAAACTGTGAGGAATTAAAGGATAAAACTGGcaatttctacatttttcttatcGTCAATAAATCTCATGTATACAGCCAACCATCAATAAACTGAAttattgtattgtgtgtatcCTCAGGCTGATATGTCTTGTTGCTTTACGCTGTAGACCTCCACAATCgtccaaaaatgattaaaaacacgACAATGAGCCACACCAAGAGGTCAAAAGCTTGTGATTTGTTGCACAAATATGATTATTGATGATTATTAGACTTTTGAGGCCCTTTCTAAACAAGCTACAGTAACTATTGTCTTTGGGGTGAATGAACATGTGACCCGGTGCAgcggtgtggctcattgatgtgtttttaatagatcAATGAGCTTCAAGCTTCAAGTTCAAGTGAGTCCCTTTTTAGTGAAGCAGCTTCCTTTTATCTGAACACTCTGgacaattttcattttcaaccaaatatttttattcacaaatgaaaaaaggcaaaaatataaTTGCACaagacttcctgtttgaggGAGAAGCTGGTGGTCACCACAAAGACCCAGCAGCAcaagtgtctttgtgtttttgagcaGGGACAATGGAGGTCTATGTTACAGAGATAAATATATACAAGATAtttcaggctttggatacacgcATACTTACAAATAGGGCGAGTTCATCTTTGGTTTGACTTTGCACACGAGATTtgttaataagaaaaatatattaaaaaaaaacatttaagatCACTAAAAAAAATTATCACATAATTTTTGCTATCTTGCAAAAAACAAttctttatgaataaaaatgaatccaaattgttcttttttaatcgTTTATTAATCTTAAAACAGGAGGAGAAAGTCCTCAACTCACAAAGGGACACACTTGATCCTTCACTAAATGGTTTTCTTTGGACAGAGACACCGTTAgttgatattgatattatacTGTTATTGATATTATGTATCAGTATCAAAATGGTTAATTTTCTTCCGTATCACCCTTAAGTAGGATGAgttactttttgttttggctctacacatgagatttgttaacgataagaaaaataaaaaaaaactccattCTGTTCTTTAAGTGGTTTATTTATCTTAAAACAGGAGGAGAAATCCCTCAACTCACAAAGGGACTCTTGATCCTTCACTGTAACTGAGATATCTGTCAAAATATTTGGAGATGTATAGTTTTAATTGGACAGAGGAAATATTTAAATAGTTGATTATATTTGACTTCTCAGTATTAAAATGGTTCATTCTCTTCATATCACCCGGCCCTGTAACACTATGAAGAGTCTCCTCCCTCTGCAGAGACTTTCTCTATAGTGATAAcctttcagtctctctctctcactctgtgtgtgtgtgtgtgtgtgtgtgtgtgtgtgtgtgtgtgtgtgtgtgtgtgtgtgtgtgacctcgcAGGCTCGCTGCTGCCTCGTTAGAGCGCGCtcagtgggagagagagggcagaTCGGAGGGGGGGCAGGAACTTTATGACAGGGTGGAAATGTCAGAGCTGCTGTTAGATGCTATCCGCCACTTTCAGTCTAGGTTTCTTCATCTCTTGATTTAGATATAGAGGGATAAACAGCATGCTGAGTGTTTGCGTTATTTATTCATAGCAGGTTTCACCATTGGTCTTTGTGTCTTGGTTACTTTAACCAGgattgaatgattaaaaacacaagttacacacagtttattcatttatgtttaGATGTACGAATATAAATGttgtagaaaataaagatttgagtgtttttttttctgtcattgtgAATCAATCAGGTTCCCATGATCCTGGTGGGCAACAAGTGTGACCTGGAGGACGAGCGTGTGGTTGGGAAGGAGCAGGGTCAGAATCTGGCCCGTCAGTGGAACAACTGTGCCTTTTTAGAGACTTCAGCTAAATCA from the Scomber japonicus isolate fScoJap1 chromosome 4, fScoJap1.pri, whole genome shotgun sequence genome contains:
- the rap1aa gene encoding RAP1A, member of RAS oncogene family a → MREYKLVVLGSGGVGKSALTVQFVQGIFVEKYDPTIEDSYRKQVEVDGQQCMLEILDTAGTEQFTAMRDLYMKNGQGFALVYSITAQSTFNDLQDLREQILRVKDTEDVPMILVGNKCDLEDERVVGKEQGQNLARQWNNCAFLETSAKSKINVNEIFYDLVRQINRKTPMEKKKTKKKSSCTLL